A genomic segment from Nodularia sphaerocarpa UHCC 0038 encodes:
- the mtnA gene encoding S-methyl-5-thioribose-1-phosphate isomerase translates to MLYPVIWQNDSVSLIDQTRLPNEYTVVQIHRSEDMARAIKTMIVRGAPAIGVAAAYGMYLGAREIAAENHHEFLEALEQVAQLLRSTRPTAVNLFWAISRMMKTAYESLGTVAEIKENLLQTAQAINAEDLQTCQAIGDHGLAALPSTPEKLTILTHCNAGALATAGYGTALGVVRSAWREGRLERVFADETRPRLQGAKLTAWECVQEGIPVTVITDGMAAHCMQQGLIHAVVVGADRIAANGDTANKIGTYSVAIAAKAHNIPFFVAAPFSTVDFALADGSQIPIEERNPEEIYQVGDTILTPSGVDFYNPAFDVTPAELITAIITENGALVPGDLAKYQPQSVI, encoded by the coding sequence ATGCTTTACCCTGTTATTTGGCAGAATGATTCTGTTTCTCTGATTGACCAAACTCGCTTACCTAATGAGTATACTGTGGTTCAAATTCACCGCAGTGAAGATATGGCACGGGCGATTAAAACTATGATTGTCCGAGGTGCGCCAGCTATTGGGGTGGCTGCTGCTTATGGTATGTATCTGGGTGCGCGGGAAATTGCGGCGGAAAATCACCATGAGTTTTTAGAAGCTTTGGAACAAGTCGCTCAGTTGTTGCGTTCTACTCGTCCCACAGCAGTTAATTTGTTTTGGGCGATTAGCCGGATGATGAAGACTGCTTACGAAAGTTTGGGAACTGTGGCAGAAATTAAAGAGAATCTTTTGCAAACAGCCCAAGCCATTAATGCTGAGGATTTGCAAACCTGTCAGGCTATTGGTGATCATGGTTTGGCTGCATTACCTAGCACTCCGGAAAAGCTAACAATTCTCACTCACTGCAATGCTGGGGCGTTGGCTACGGCTGGTTATGGTACGGCTTTGGGTGTTGTGCGTTCTGCTTGGCGGGAAGGGCGTTTAGAACGTGTATTTGCTGATGAAACTCGTCCTCGGTTACAGGGGGCAAAACTCACGGCTTGGGAATGTGTTCAAGAAGGTATCCCCGTTACGGTAATTACTGATGGCATGGCTGCCCATTGTATGCAGCAAGGTTTAATTCATGCTGTGGTTGTGGGTGCTGATCGCATTGCTGCTAATGGTGATACTGCGAATAAAATTGGGACTTATAGTGTGGCGATCGCAGCTAAAGCCCATAATATCCCTTTCTTCGTTGCAGCTCCTTTTTCTACCGTCGATTTTGCCTTGGCTGATGGTAGTCAGATTCCCATTGAGGAACGTAACCCAGAGGAAATCTACCAAGTAGGCGATACTATCCTCACACCGTCGGGTGTTGATTTCTACAATCCTGCCTTTGATGTTACCCCGGCTGAGTTAATTACAGCCATAATTACCGAAAATGGGGCATTAGTTCCAGGTGATTTAGCAAAATATCAGCCTCAGTCTGTCATATAG
- a CDS encoding cation:proton antiporter, with translation MTNLLMTTLISTPIKDPVPVFLMILGIMLIAPLLFEKIRLPGIVGLILAGVVVGPNGLGLLARDNTIILLGTVGLLFLMFMAGLETSLDDMKYNADKAVIFGLATFLVPMVLGTGAMMVIGYDLLPAILVASCFASHTLLALPVASKLGIMRSQVMTTTLGGTLITNILALLVLAVVVRAHEGNLTLQFWLFLIPSLIIYTFLTLWGLPRLGRWFFQRFGHDEGAEFTFVLASLFVVSYGAQLVQIEPIIGAFLAGVAITQLIPQLSPLMNRIQFIGNTLFVPFFLISVGMLVNPRILFQEPRALVVSGVMVFVAIIAKFIPAWGAGKLFGLNFDNIMVMFGLSVAQAASTLAAITVAYKIELVDQLTVNGTIAMILVTCVASPWVTAQWGQKIKPGEVTTQNPKLGNIGDRVLVPVANPSTEDNLLKLAILLAKSAQGTLLPLHILLEQNSAISPEDKTRQNQLLSTAEMIAHASVTNVTPIGRIDESIDKGIARVAEETQASVIVCGWKGYSTYQENLFGGVIDKIVNRSFVPVLVTRFPLPIEHTGRVFLAFTTQQTYASSFKQNIQLAKSLATELKASLQLLHVVAVRGASVELTDIELPPDTPILKVRGNFVRQVSRLLKNNDLLLLNGTVEHKNQLFSLLGHAPEAIARNHPQVAMIIAYFPY, from the coding sequence ATGACTAATTTATTAATGACTACCCTCATATCAACACCCATTAAAGACCCAGTACCAGTATTTTTGATGATTTTGGGGATTATGCTCATCGCTCCCCTGTTATTTGAGAAAATTCGCCTACCTGGGATTGTGGGATTAATTTTGGCTGGAGTCGTAGTCGGTCCAAATGGCCTGGGATTGTTAGCGCGAGATAACACAATTATACTACTGGGTACGGTCGGTTTATTATTTCTCATGTTCATGGCAGGACTAGAAACCAGCCTGGATGACATGAAATATAACGCTGATAAGGCGGTGATTTTTGGCTTGGCTACTTTTCTCGTACCTATGGTATTGGGTACTGGAGCCATGATGGTGATCGGCTACGATTTATTACCTGCTATTCTGGTCGCATCCTGTTTCGCCTCTCATACCTTGCTAGCATTGCCTGTAGCCAGCAAACTGGGTATTATGCGATCGCAGGTGATGACTACCACTCTGGGAGGGACATTAATCACCAATATTTTGGCACTTTTAGTGTTAGCAGTGGTAGTGAGAGCGCATGAAGGTAATTTAACTTTACAGTTTTGGTTATTCCTAATTCCCTCACTGATTATCTATACGTTCCTGACGCTGTGGGGACTACCTCGCCTGGGACGCTGGTTTTTTCAGCGCTTTGGACACGATGAAGGGGCAGAGTTTACCTTTGTTTTGGCGAGTTTGTTTGTCGTTTCCTACGGCGCACAATTAGTCCAAATTGAGCCAATTATTGGGGCTTTTTTAGCGGGAGTTGCTATTACCCAACTGATACCGCAACTTAGCCCCTTGATGAATCGAATTCAATTTATCGGTAATACGCTGTTTGTCCCATTTTTCCTGATTTCTGTGGGAATGTTGGTAAATCCCCGGATTTTGTTTCAAGAACCACGAGCGCTGGTAGTCTCAGGTGTGATGGTGTTTGTTGCTATTATTGCCAAGTTTATTCCGGCTTGGGGTGCTGGTAAGTTATTTGGATTGAATTTTGACAATATTATGGTGATGTTTGGGCTATCGGTAGCTCAAGCTGCTTCTACTCTAGCGGCGATTACTGTTGCTTATAAGATTGAGTTGGTTGATCAATTGACTGTCAATGGCACTATTGCGATGATTTTAGTTACCTGTGTTGCTTCTCCTTGGGTGACAGCGCAATGGGGACAAAAAATTAAGCCGGGAGAAGTTACGACTCAAAACCCAAAGTTAGGAAATATAGGCGATCGCGTTTTAGTCCCAGTTGCTAACCCCAGTACCGAAGATAATCTCCTAAAATTAGCAATTCTCCTGGCAAAATCGGCTCAAGGCACTCTTTTACCTCTTCACATTTTATTAGAGCAAAATTCCGCTATTTCCCCAGAGGATAAAACTCGACAAAACCAATTATTATCGACTGCGGAAATGATTGCCCATGCTTCTGTTACCAATGTTACGCCCATTGGTCGCATTGATGAATCAATTGATAAAGGTATTGCTCGTGTGGCTGAAGAAACACAAGCTAGTGTGATTGTCTGCGGTTGGAAGGGTTACTCTACTTATCAGGAAAACTTATTTGGCGGTGTGATCGACAAAATTGTGAATCGCAGTTTTGTACCAGTTTTAGTGACTCGATTTCCATTACCAATTGAGCATACAGGGCGGGTGTTTCTCGCTTTTACCACTCAACAAACTTACGCTAGTTCTTTTAAGCAAAATATCCAATTAGCCAAAAGTCTGGCGACAGAACTGAAAGCTTCCCTACAACTTTTACACGTGGTAGCAGTACGAGGAGCATCTGTTGAACTTACTGATATTGAACTACCGCCTGATACACCAATTCTCAAGGTAAGAGGCAATTTTGTCCGCCAAGTTTCTCGATTACTCAAAAATAATGACTTGCTGCTGTTAAATGGTACTGTTGAGCATAAAAATCAGCTTTTCTCTCTGCTGGGTCATGCTCCAGAGGCGATCGCTCGTAATCATCCCCAAGTTGCTATGATTATTGCGTATTTTCCGTACTGA